One window of Dysidea avara chromosome 11, odDysAvar1.4, whole genome shotgun sequence genomic DNA carries:
- the LOC136239243 gene encoding uncharacterized protein isoform X2 → MAGAYDRPSLKDLYVDVSHGIAAKWRDLGVLLLNPPNENVFNIIEKNHPQDVLACCKCMLQKWLDTKPDASWNQLLEALRSPCVQLNSLADQIDHKLKEKNKSTPAHKDCKQVTVKLTNFDKIEVEFAKMTTRIKEALHKNNISVAVLVEQLCAVSAVSNKKVPIFDEDMYEKITSVDELWRKLKNFWNIFDYDLLILVIDLTECEEAQDILDEFLAKIDLSALEDVGLVLHYKIYQEELTQPVMRIKVNSEKCTIDVKNKVKKIVSKKFNLQEYALYFKGIKEGCFELFYHVSQAVVSYLLEFNVSGSNMDDFAYQNIMSIQINDHMLLKVSNKVTDDTTTYTAAGRF, encoded by the exons atggctG GTGCTTATGACCGCCCCTCTTTAAAAGATCTATATGTTGATGTATCACATGGAATTGCAGCCAAATGGAGGGATCTCGGTGTATTACTACTTAATCCCCCTAATGAAAATGTATTCAATATAATTGAAAAGAATCATCCTCAAGATGTCTTGGCATGTTGCAAATGTATGCTTCAGAAGTGGTTAGACACTAAACCGGATGCTAGCTGGAATCAATTATTAGAAGCTCTCAGAAGTCCATGTGTCCAGTTAAATTCTTTGGCTGATCAAATAGACCACAAGTTGAAGGAGAAAA ACAAGTCAACCCCTGCACATAAGGATTGTAAACAGGTTACAGTTAAGCTGacaaattttgacaaaattgaagTGGAATTTGCTAAAATGACTACTAGAATTAAAGAAGCATTACATAAGAATAACATATCTGTTGCTGTATTGGTTGAACAACTTTGTGCCGTCTCTGCTGTTAGTAATAAAAAGGTACCCATATTTGATGAAGACATGTATGAAAAAATAACCTCCGTCGATGAGTTATGGAGAAAATTAAAAAACTTTTGGAATATTTTTGACTATGATCTGCTAATATTGGTTATTGACTTAACCGAATGTGAAGAAGCTCAGGATATTCTTGATGAGTTTCTAGCAAAAATTGATTTATCTGCATTAGAAGATGTTGGTCTTGTGCTTCATTACAAAATATATCAAGAAGAGTTGACACAGCCTGTGATGAGGATAAAAGTCAATTCAGAAAAATGCACAATTGATGTTAAAAATAAAGTCAAGAAGATAGTATCTAAAAAGTTTAATCTACAGGAATATGCACTTTATTTTAAAGGCATCAAAGAGGGCTGTTTTGAGTTGTTTTATCATGTTTCTCAAGCAGTAGTGTCTTATTTGCTAGAGTTTAACGTCAGTGGTAGTAACATGGATGATTTTGCATATCAAAATATCATGTCCATTCAAATCAATGATCACATGTTGTTGAAAGTATCAAATAAAGTCACTGATGATACAACTACATATACA